In Mycetocola zhujimingii, one DNA window encodes the following:
- the guaB gene encoding IMP dehydrogenase translates to MENSDPFGFVGLTYDDVLLLPGHTDVIPSEAETFSRLTKRITVATPLLSSAMDTVTESRMAVAMARQGGIGILHRNLSIGDQAAQVDLVKRSESGMITNPVTTTPTATVAEVDALCRNFRVSGLPVIDTDGVLVGIITNRDMRFVGAQEKATTPVSAVMSKMPLITAPVGVSPEDAISILAEHRIEKLPLVDAAGKLKGLITVKDFDKREKYPLATKDDSGRLRVGAAIGFFGDAWQRAGALLDAGVDVLVVDTANGDSAGVLDIIRKLKSDKAFDGVDVIGGNVATRDGAKAIAEAGADAVKVGVGPGSICTTRVVAGVGVPQITAVYQASLAAREYDVPVIADGGLQYSGDIAKALVAGADTVMLGSLLAGCDESPGELVFVNGKQFKMYRGMGSLGALQTRGEKTSYSKDRYFQSDVPSDDKLIPEGIEGQVPYRGPLSSVAYQLIGGLRQSMFYVGARTIEELKAKGKFVRITPAGLKESHPHDVQIVVEAPNYSR, encoded by the coding sequence ATGGAAAACTCAGACCCATTTGGCTTCGTCGGTCTCACCTATGATGATGTCCTTCTTCTCCCCGGACACACCGACGTCATTCCAAGTGAGGCCGAGACGTTTTCTCGACTGACCAAACGCATCACTGTTGCAACGCCGTTGCTCTCGAGCGCGATGGACACGGTCACCGAGTCCAGGATGGCCGTCGCGATGGCGAGGCAGGGCGGGATCGGAATCCTGCACCGCAACCTGTCGATCGGCGACCAGGCCGCGCAGGTCGACCTCGTCAAGCGCAGTGAGTCCGGCATGATCACGAACCCGGTCACAACGACTCCGACGGCGACCGTCGCCGAGGTCGACGCCCTGTGCCGTAACTTCCGGGTGTCAGGCCTCCCCGTGATCGACACCGACGGAGTGCTCGTCGGAATCATCACCAACCGCGACATGCGGTTCGTCGGCGCGCAGGAGAAGGCAACGACACCGGTCAGCGCCGTCATGTCGAAGATGCCCCTCATCACCGCGCCCGTCGGCGTCAGCCCCGAAGATGCCATTTCGATCCTTGCCGAGCACCGTATCGAAAAGCTGCCACTCGTCGACGCCGCAGGCAAGCTCAAGGGCCTCATCACTGTGAAGGACTTCGACAAGCGGGAGAAGTATCCGCTCGCGACGAAGGACGACTCCGGCCGGCTCCGCGTTGGTGCCGCCATCGGTTTCTTCGGTGACGCCTGGCAGCGCGCCGGCGCACTGCTCGACGCCGGTGTCGATGTTCTCGTCGTCGACACCGCCAACGGCGACTCCGCCGGCGTTCTCGATATCATCCGCAAGCTGAAGTCAGACAAGGCATTCGACGGCGTCGACGTCATCGGTGGAAACGTCGCGACACGCGACGGCGCCAAGGCGATCGCCGAAGCAGGAGCCGACGCGGTGAAGGTCGGTGTCGGACCCGGCTCGATTTGCACCACTCGCGTCGTCGCCGGTGTCGGCGTTCCCCAGATCACCGCGGTGTACCAGGCATCCCTCGCAGCTCGCGAATACGACGTGCCGGTCATCGCCGATGGAGGCCTGCAGTACTCGGGCGACATCGCCAAGGCACTCGTCGCCGGTGCAGACACGGTCATGCTCGGCTCGCTTCTCGCCGGTTGCGACGAGAGCCCCGGCGAGCTCGTGTTCGTCAACGGCAAGCAGTTCAAGATGTACCGCGGAATGGGTTCGCTCGGCGCGCTCCAGACCCGTGGCGAGAAGACCTCGTACTCCAAGGACCGGTACTTCCAGTCCGACGTTCCGAGCGACGACAAGCTGATTCCCGAGGGCATCGAGGGTCAGGTTCCGTATCGCGGGCCGCTCTCGTCCGTCGCCTACCAGCTCATCGGCGGGCTGCGCCAGTCGATGTTCTACGTCGGTGCTCGCACCATCGAAGAGCTCAAGGCGAAGGGCAAGTTCGTTCGTATCACCCCGGCCGGACTCAAGGAGTCGCACCCGCACGACGTGCAGATCGTGGTCGAGGCTCCGAACTACAGCCGCTAG
- a CDS encoding ABC transporter permease subunit: MSLTHSAHAPRHKRTLLLFLGFLFATLAFQSFSAAPAQADEVGTEYDFYFAGNVKYDSEPLEGVTITVEGNGYDAEVDTAADGKWKIGVPEKGTYTVTLVEETLPEGVIVAEGSAAVEAEIALTNSKIVNYFLGEGVRVTVSFWDQLAERIVNGLNFGLLLALAAVGASLVFGTTGLSNFAHGEMVTFGAVMAYVFANVLQWPLWGALAAAVLMSALFGFTLDAGLWRPLRRKGIGIVQVMIVSIGLSLLIRYVFLYFIGGSTYQLPGSGEERITLFGSVALSVTDMVSMAVSAVVLLAVAWWLLRTRTGKATRAISDNPSLAAASGIDVDRVIRIVWILAAALAGLAGILWAYFRPGIKWDMGTQILLLVFGAIVLGGLGTAFGALIGAIIVGLLVEVSTLWIPSDIKYVGALVVLIAVLLVKPQGLLGRKERIG, from the coding sequence GTGAGTCTCACTCATTCAGCCCACGCCCCGCGCCACAAGCGCACCCTGTTACTGTTCCTCGGATTTCTTTTTGCGACGCTCGCGTTTCAATCGTTTTCTGCGGCGCCGGCGCAGGCCGATGAGGTCGGAACGGAGTATGACTTTTACTTCGCGGGCAACGTCAAGTACGACAGCGAACCGCTCGAGGGTGTGACAATCACCGTCGAAGGCAATGGCTATGACGCAGAGGTTGACACCGCCGCGGACGGCAAGTGGAAGATCGGGGTGCCGGAGAAAGGCACGTACACGGTGACCCTGGTCGAGGAGACACTCCCGGAGGGCGTGATCGTCGCCGAAGGCTCCGCCGCCGTCGAAGCCGAGATCGCGCTCACAAACTCCAAGATCGTGAACTACTTCCTCGGCGAGGGAGTCCGCGTCACAGTGAGCTTCTGGGACCAGCTGGCCGAACGAATCGTCAACGGTCTCAACTTCGGGCTCCTGCTCGCGCTCGCTGCGGTCGGGGCGTCCCTGGTCTTCGGCACGACCGGACTGTCGAACTTCGCCCACGGTGAAATGGTGACGTTCGGGGCGGTAATGGCCTACGTCTTCGCGAACGTCCTGCAATGGCCCCTCTGGGGCGCGCTCGCAGCGGCTGTTCTGATGAGCGCACTCTTCGGGTTCACCCTCGATGCCGGCCTCTGGAGACCCCTGAGGCGAAAGGGCATCGGCATCGTGCAGGTGATGATCGTCTCCATCGGTCTTTCGCTGCTCATTCGATACGTCTTCCTCTACTTCATCGGCGGAAGCACCTACCAGCTGCCCGGTTCCGGTGAGGAGCGGATCACGCTGTTCGGCAGCGTCGCGCTCTCCGTCACCGACATGGTCAGCATGGCCGTCTCGGCGGTCGTCCTTCTCGCCGTGGCCTGGTGGCTGCTGCGGACCCGGACAGGCAAGGCAACCCGGGCGATCTCGGACAACCCCTCCCTCGCCGCGGCGAGCGGTATCGATGTCGACAGGGTGATCAGGATCGTCTGGATCCTCGCGGCAGCCCTCGCCGGCCTCGCGGGTATCCTCTGGGCCTACTTCCGCCCCGGCATCAAGTGGGACATGGGTACGCAGATCCTGCTGCTCGTCTTCGGCGCGATCGTCCTCGGCGGGCTCGGTACAGCGTTCGGCGCACTCATCGGTGCCATCATCGTCGGCCTCCTCGTCGAAGTCTCGACGCTGTGGATTCCGTCTGACATCAAGTACGTCGGTGCACTGGTCGTGCTCATCGCCGTCCTGCTCGTGAAACCCCAGGGACTTCTGGGCCGCAAAGAGAGAATTGGATAG